The sequence GATCATGGCCATCCTGGGGATTCTGCTGTCCATGCTCGCCGGTAGGCGGCCGCCCACGCGCCCGGCGGCGCGCGAGGCCGCGTCGCCCCCGGCGGCGGCGCAATATGACCGCGACCGCCAGGGCAACCCCTACTTCTTGCGGCCGTGAAGTGAAGGAAGGAACTTCCCCGCGCCGGGGCGTATAGTTTCCTCAGCAGCGCGCAGGGGCGCACCGCCGTGCGCCCCTGCCTATTGGCTCCGGGAGACCGCATGCTTCAACTCGGCTACGGCTACGTGCTGGTATTCTTGGGCGTGGGTGTGATTTTCCTCGCCATCGCGCTGACGGCGGCGCGCCTCCTGCGCCCCCGCCGTCCCTACCCCGAGAAGCTGGAGACCTACGAGTGCGGCCCGCCGGTGTTCATGCCGGCGTGGCGGCAGTTCAACGTGCGTTACTACCTGTTCGCCCTGCTGTTCGTGCTGTTCGATGTGGAAATGGCCTTCCTCTACCCGTGGGCGGTAGCCTTTCGCGGTGCGGGGCTGGGGGTGATCGCGGTAGTTGACATGCTGATCTTCGTCGCCCTCCTGGCGGTGGGGCTGGTCTATGCCTGGCGCACGGGGGCGCTCGAATGGGAGTAGTGGCTAGGCCAAAGGCCGCCACGGCGGCCCCGACTGGTCGGGGCTCAGCCGCCAAGCGCGCGCTGGAGGTCATCGTCAAGGCGCCGGGGGGCAACATCGTCCTCGCCACCGCCGACTACCTCTTCAACTGGGCGCGCGAGAGCAGCCTGTGGCCGCTGACCTTCGGCCTCGCCTGCTGCGCCATCGAGATGATGTGCACCGCCGCCTCGCGCTATGACCTCGACCGCTTCGGCGTCATCCTGCGCGGCACCCCGCGCCAGTCGGATGTGATGA comes from Armatimonadota bacterium and encodes:
- a CDS encoding prepilin-type N-terminal cleavage/methylation domain-containing protein — protein: MPGNSKRKPTLVEILVIMAILGILLSMLAGRRPPTRPAAREAASPPAAAQYDRDRQGNPYFLRP
- the ndhC gene encoding NADH-quinone oxidoreductase subunit A, encoding MLQLGYGYVLVFLGVGVIFLAIALTAARLLRPRRPYPEKLETYECGPPVFMPAWRQFNVRYYLFALLFVLFDVEMAFLYPWAVAFRGAGLGVIAVVDMLIFVALLAVGLVYAWRTGALEWE